One Ignavibacterium album JCM 16511 genomic region harbors:
- a CDS encoding DUF6498-containing protein — protein MKEVKTKRKISFNELWNNIDFSKPSAWGVIGSNLAVIFFAIVDKLTATEVMWIYWIQSVIIGVFNFFRIMMLKNFTTKGMTANGKEVLPTKATKISTAIFFLFHYGFFHLVYAAFLFSFPTILGEEKKFEGGFYLLFTGIVFLLNYGIEFYKEQTTLTDEIPNLGTVMFLPYFRVIPMHLAIILGGFIAAAGSFFNTDTSFLIILVLMGIKTIIDLMTHSINVYTGLPMTQNP, from the coding sequence TTGAAAGAAGTAAAAACCAAAAGAAAAATTTCTTTCAATGAACTATGGAACAATATTGATTTTAGTAAACCATCTGCCTGGGGAGTAATTGGTTCAAACTTAGCGGTTATATTTTTTGCAATAGTTGATAAACTCACTGCTACTGAAGTTATGTGGATTTATTGGATTCAAAGCGTGATTATAGGAGTATTTAATTTTTTCAGAATAATGATGCTAAAAAATTTTACTACAAAGGGTATGACCGCAAACGGCAAAGAAGTCCTTCCAACCAAAGCAACAAAAATCTCTACAGCAATATTTTTTTTATTTCATTACGGATTTTTTCACCTGGTTTATGCTGCTTTTCTTTTTTCTTTTCCAACCATTTTGGGTGAAGAAAAAAAATTTGAAGGAGGATTTTATCTTCTGTTTACAGGAATTGTTTTTCTCTTAAATTATGGAATTGAATTTTACAAAGAACAAACTACATTAACTGATGAAATTCCCAATCTCGGAACAGTGATGTTTCTGCCATATTTCAGAGTTATTCCAATGCACTTAGCAATTATTTTGGGTGGATTTATTGCTGCAGCAGGTTCGTTTTTTAATACCGATACTTCTTTCCTCATAATATTAGTTTTGATGGGCATTAAAACAATTATTGATTTGATGACTCATTCAATAAATGTTTATACGGGATTGCCAATGACTCAAAATCCATAG
- a CDS encoding SPFH domain-containing protein, translating into MEKIAEKKVNKINGFLMLLVLLGSIALEIYLLVSGIRTNNAPILWIFIPMLIVIILIASGFIVVQPNDSRVLILFGKYTGTVRESGFWWVNPFTVRKKVSLRIRNFNSQKIKVNDLHGNPIEIGAVVVWRVIDTAKAVFDVENYEQFVDVQSETAIRQLASEYPYDVDQEDKPSLRGTPQEIAESLKNMLQLRLEVAGVEIIEARISHLAYAPEIAQAMLRRQQAQAIIAARTKIVEGAVGMVEMALKALSEQNIVKLDEDKKATMVNNLMVALVSETEAQPVINTGTLYQ; encoded by the coding sequence ATGGAAAAAATAGCAGAAAAAAAAGTAAATAAAATAAATGGCTTTTTAATGCTTTTAGTGCTTCTCGGCTCAATAGCCCTGGAAATTTATCTTTTAGTTTCGGGCATCCGTACAAACAATGCTCCAATTCTTTGGATTTTTATTCCAATGCTCATTGTAATTATTCTCATAGCAAGTGGATTTATTGTAGTTCAACCGAACGACTCAAGAGTTTTAATTTTATTCGGTAAGTACACAGGCACTGTCCGTGAATCCGGATTCTGGTGGGTAAATCCATTTACAGTAAGAAAAAAAGTTTCATTAAGAATCCGGAACTTTAACAGTCAGAAGATTAAAGTGAATGATCTTCATGGGAATCCGATCGAAATTGGTGCTGTTGTTGTCTGGCGTGTAATTGATACAGCAAAAGCAGTTTTTGATGTAGAGAACTATGAGCAGTTTGTTGATGTACAAAGCGAAACAGCAATCAGACAACTTGCTTCTGAATATCCTTATGATGTAGATCAGGAAGATAAACCGAGCTTGCGGGGAACACCACAGGAAATTGCCGAAAGTCTGAAAAATATGCTTCAGCTCCGACTTGAAGTTGCCGGTGTCGAAATTATTGAAGCAAGAATTTCTCATCTCGCATATGCACCCGAAATTGCTCAGGCGATGTTAAGAAGACAACAGGCACAGGCAATAATCGCAGCAAGAACAAAAATTGTTGAAGGTGCGGTTGGTATGGTTGAAATGGCTCTGAAAGCTCTCAGCGAACAAAATATTGTAAAGCTTGATGAAGATAAGAAAGCTACTATGGTAAATAATTTAATGGTTGCCCTTGTTTCTGAAACCGAAGCACAACCAGTAATCAATACCGGAACTCTTTATCAATAA
- a CDS encoding saccharopine dehydrogenase family protein, with protein MNQQRSLKKITVLGCGLVGSAIAIDLCRDYNVTVADLDNEKLNEVQLNNPIRIVQCDFLNVNELKRIVNDSDLVISAVPGSIGFRVLKSLIELNKNVVDISFFPEDPFQLNNEARKRNLTVFVDCGVCPGLSNIILGYHNKRKKVTSYKVYVGGLPKNPQPPFYYKAPFSPSDVIEEYTRPARIVVDGKVIIKEALSDVEIIEFNKVGKLEAFNTDGLRTLLSTMEIPNMIEKTLRYPGHSELIKAFRDAGFLEQEKLLVDNVEIRPIDFTSKILYQQWKLEKGEKEFTVMKILIESENNISEYNLYDEYDDRTQTTSMARTTGYTCTAVARLILEKNFHLPGIIAPEIIGEEEANYNFVLDYLKSKNIQPEKTESRKN; from the coding sequence ATGAATCAACAGCGTTCATTAAAAAAAATTACGGTACTTGGTTGTGGATTAGTAGGAAGTGCTATTGCAATTGATTTGTGCCGTGATTACAATGTTACAGTTGCTGACCTTGATAACGAAAAACTAAATGAAGTTCAGTTAAATAATCCTATCCGAATAGTTCAATGCGATTTTCTGAATGTAAATGAGTTGAAAAGAATTGTCAATGACTCAGATTTAGTAATAAGTGCAGTCCCCGGCTCAATTGGTTTTCGCGTTCTGAAATCTTTAATCGAATTAAATAAGAATGTTGTAGATATCTCATTCTTTCCCGAAGATCCATTTCAACTGAATAATGAAGCCCGAAAAAGAAATCTTACCGTTTTTGTTGATTGCGGAGTTTGTCCCGGATTAAGCAATATTATTCTTGGGTACCACAACAAAAGAAAAAAAGTAACTTCATACAAAGTTTATGTTGGAGGATTACCTAAAAATCCTCAACCACCTTTTTATTACAAAGCTCCATTTTCTCCATCTGATGTAATTGAAGAATACACTAGACCGGCAAGAATTGTAGTGGACGGGAAAGTAATCATTAAAGAAGCTTTGTCTGATGTTGAAATAATTGAGTTTAACAAAGTCGGAAAGCTTGAGGCTTTTAATACCGATGGTTTGCGCACGCTTCTTTCTACAATGGAAATTCCAAATATGATTGAAAAGACTTTGAGATATCCCGGTCATAGTGAATTGATAAAGGCATTTCGTGATGCGGGTTTTCTTGAACAGGAAAAATTGTTGGTTGATAATGTTGAAATAAGACCGATTGATTTTACTTCAAAGATACTTTATCAACAGTGGAAACTCGAAAAAGGTGAAAAAGAATTTACTGTAATGAAAATTCTGATCGAATCAGAGAACAACATATCTGAGTATAATCTTTATGATGAATATGACGATAGAACTCAAACAACTTCTATGGCACGAACTACCGGTTATACCTGCACAGCAGTTGCAAGACTTATTCTTGAAAAGAATTTTCATTTACCAGGAATAATTGCTCCTGAAATTATTGGTGAAGAGGAAGCCAATTACAATTTTGTTTTGGATTATCTGAAAAGCAAAAATATTCAGCCAGAAAAAACAGAAAGCAGAAAAAATTGA
- a CDS encoding Arc family DNA-binding protein, with protein sequence MAEKKKFLLRIDEKIYAALEKWAADDMRSINAQIEFLLNDALKKSGRLPQKADDKDNPTKPNP encoded by the coding sequence ATGGCAGAAAAGAAAAAATTTTTACTACGAATTGATGAAAAAATTTATGCCGCCCTTGAAAAATGGGCGGCTGATGATATGAGAAGTATAAACGCTCAAATTGAGTTTCTGCTCAATGATGCACTCAAGAAATCCGGAAGATTGCCACAAAAAGCTGATGACAAAGATAATCCTACAAAACCCAATCCTTAA
- the tkt gene encoding transketolase, whose product MTEPNTSIEQLAINTIRTLSIDAVQKANSGHPGMPLGCAPIAYLLYYKLMKHNPSNPEWINRDRFILSAGHGSMLLYSILHLSGYDLSLDDIKNFRQWGSKTPGHPEYGHTAGVETTTGPLGQGFATAIGMAVARDFLASIFNKDGFNLIDHYIYGICSDGDLMEGISHEAASFAGHHKIEKIIFFYDDNRITIEGKTDLTYSDDVQKRFEAYGWNVYRVNDVNNLSELENAANLAIKNSDKPCLIITRTHIGYGSPNKQDSASAHGAPLGVEEVKLTKKNLGWNYEEEFFIPEEVKKHFAGIKECGNEAEELWRKQFDNYKKKFPSEAGLFEKIFNGDFGDEWEKHLPTFSEAMATRAASGKFLNAVAPYLPTLIGGSADLAESNNTHLKECESFSADNKNGRNIHFGVREHAMGAILNGMSLYGGVIPYGGTFLIFSDYLRPALRLSALMKLRTIFVFTHDSIGLGEDGPTHQPIEQLPSLRAIPNVTVIRPADANETTEAWRFAIKHKGGPVLLVLTRQKLPCFDRTRLTSSKELSKGAYILKETSGNPDIILMASGSEVDLILKASDKLESEGIKARVISFPSWEIFEMQSDEYKRKIFPPEIKARLAVETGVKQGWEKYVGEKGDVICMKTFGASAPDKVLFEKFGFTVENVINKAKEIINNKS is encoded by the coding sequence ATGACAGAACCTAATACTTCTATTGAACAACTCGCCATAAATACAATTCGCACTTTATCAATTGATGCAGTTCAAAAAGCTAATTCGGGACATCCGGGAATGCCTTTGGGATGTGCACCAATTGCCTATTTGCTCTATTACAAATTAATGAAACATAATCCGTCCAATCCCGAATGGATTAACCGTGACAGATTTATACTCTCTGCCGGTCACGGAAGTATGTTACTATATTCAATTCTTCATTTAAGTGGTTATGATTTGTCGCTCGATGATATTAAAAACTTCAGACAATGGGGTAGTAAAACACCAGGTCATCCGGAATATGGGCATACAGCCGGAGTTGAGACTACAACAGGTCCATTAGGTCAGGGCTTTGCAACTGCAATTGGAATGGCTGTTGCAAGAGATTTTCTCGCTTCGATATTCAACAAAGATGGATTCAATCTAATTGACCACTACATTTACGGAATCTGCAGTGACGGAGATTTGATGGAAGGCATATCACACGAGGCAGCTTCTTTTGCAGGTCATCATAAAATTGAGAAAATAATTTTCTTTTATGATGATAACAGAATTACAATAGAAGGTAAAACAGATTTGACCTACTCAGATGATGTCCAGAAGAGATTTGAAGCTTATGGATGGAATGTTTATCGTGTTAATGATGTTAATAATCTTTCTGAACTTGAAAACGCTGCAAATCTTGCAATAAAAAATTCAGATAAACCTTGTTTAATAATAACTAGAACTCACATCGGTTACGGAAGTCCGAACAAGCAGGATTCAGCTTCAGCACACGGAGCTCCGCTTGGTGTGGAAGAAGTTAAACTAACAAAGAAAAATCTTGGCTGGAATTACGAAGAAGAATTTTTTATTCCGGAGGAAGTTAAAAAACACTTCGCCGGAATAAAAGAATGTGGTAATGAAGCGGAAGAATTGTGGAGAAAACAATTTGATAATTATAAAAAGAAATTTCCCTCTGAAGCCGGACTTTTCGAAAAAATCTTTAATGGTGATTTTGGTGATGAATGGGAAAAACATCTTCCAACATTTTCTGAAGCAATGGCAACCAGAGCTGCATCAGGAAAATTTCTGAACGCTGTTGCACCATATTTGCCAACATTGATTGGTGGCTCTGCAGACCTTGCTGAATCTAACAACACCCATTTAAAGGAGTGTGAAAGTTTTTCTGCTGATAATAAAAATGGAAGAAACATTCACTTTGGTGTGCGGGAACATGCAATGGGTGCCATTCTTAATGGAATGTCGCTCTACGGTGGTGTAATTCCTTATGGTGGAACATTTTTGATATTTTCAGATTACCTTCGTCCGGCGCTTCGTTTAAGTGCATTGATGAAACTCAGAACAATTTTTGTTTTTACTCACGATAGCATTGGTCTTGGTGAAGATGGTCCGACCCATCAACCTATCGAACAGCTTCCATCATTACGTGCAATTCCAAATGTTACTGTTATTCGTCCCGCCGATGCAAATGAAACTACCGAAGCATGGCGATTTGCAATTAAGCATAAAGGTGGTCCCGTTCTGCTTGTACTTACAAGACAAAAGCTTCCTTGTTTTGACAGAACCAGATTAACTTCATCAAAAGAATTATCCAAAGGTGCTTACATTTTAAAGGAAACTTCGGGAAACCCGGACATAATTTTAATGGCAAGTGGTTCTGAAGTTGATTTGATTCTGAAAGCTTCTGATAAATTAGAATCAGAAGGAATAAAAGCAAGAGTAATAAGTTTTCCAAGTTGGGAAATTTTCGAAATGCAATCTGATGAATATAAAAGAAAAATATTTCCACCAGAGATAAAAGCCAGATTGGCTGTTGAAACCGGCGTTAAACAGGGTTGGGAAAAATATGTCGGGGAAAAAGGTGATGTAATTTGTATGAAAACATTTGGTGCTTCTGCACCTGATAAAGTGCTTTTTGAAAAATTCGGGTTCACAGTCGAGAATGTAATTAACAAAGCAAAAGAAATAATAAATAATAAATCATAA
- a CDS encoding heme-binding domain-containing protein, whose protein sequence is MKKLLIVLVIIFVGIQFIPVERTNPPVTQEINAPEQVKSILKKACYDCHSNETNWVWYTKVAPVSFLTASDVKEGREHLNFSEWDRVKGKESKVKEEIWEEVRDEKMPPWQYRIIHSEAKLSDEEKNILRNWAGE, encoded by the coding sequence ATGAAAAAACTTCTTATTGTGCTTGTTATAATTTTTGTAGGCATTCAGTTCATTCCCGTTGAAAGAACAAATCCACCTGTAACGCAGGAAATAAATGCACCTGAACAGGTTAAATCAATTCTGAAAAAAGCTTGTTATGATTGTCATTCGAACGAAACAAATTGGGTATGGTACACCAAAGTTGCACCGGTTTCGTTTTTAACAGCGAGTGATGTTAAAGAAGGAAGAGAGCATTTGAATTTTTCTGAGTGGGATAGAGTGAAGGGCAAAGAATCAAAAGTTAAAGAAGAAATCTGGGAAGAAGTTCGTGATGAGAAGATGCCGCCCTGGCAATACAGAATAATACATAGCGAAGCAAAACTAAGTGACGAAGAAAAAAATATTTTACGCAACTGGGCTGGCGAATAA
- a CDS encoding S9 family peptidase produces MIARIKPAAIYLIIILISFFTNYSLAQKKQLTFNQVYMFAEPRLINQLPRNIVWFDDENYLQQKRVDGSTAIVKVNALTGKEEVLIKYSDYDDVLLEYELTLDDNILKTDDYKGFILKKDNDFYFFSLITKQLKRLTTDNQEKANPTLSPDGKKLAYTKNRDLYYVDIESGKETRLTFDASETVYNGWASWVYYEEILGRSSNYRAFWWSPNSEMIAFLRTDDSPVPKFPLFKADGVHGELEWEHYPKSGDPNPDVKMGIAHLSDNNIVWVEEDETADQYTAWPFWTPDSKELFYQVLNRGQDHLQILAANPTTGKNRLVHEEKQPSFVEFFEDIYIFNDGSGFILRSDKDGYRHLYYYDMKGNLKSQITKGDWTVTEINLVDEKNKKVYFEGNKDNSLDNHLFVVDLEGKGLTKLTKTSGTHDAKLSKNGSYFIDTYSSLNDPGRIELFNSKGESIRVLGERKNSIMDEYQLGKAELFKIKTSDGVELPAMWVLPPDFDPMKKYPVLFSVYGGPGVKDVKNAFSSFLDRFFISQNGIIYFVVDHRGSEHFGKKGLSMMHRNLGKWEMNDYIESVKYLRTLPFVDSTKIGITGGSYGGYVTCMALTYGADYFTHGIAEFSVTDWHLYDNVYTERYMDKPEENPEGYKSGSALTHADKYKGHLLITHGTLDDNVHMQNTIQLVDKFTTLNKDFELMLYPNERHGIGYPKWVHARREYVQFWFKHFLGKDFMIE; encoded by the coding sequence ATGATTGCAAGAATTAAACCTGCAGCTATTTACTTAATTATAATTCTGATTTCTTTTTTTACAAACTATTCGCTTGCTCAGAAAAAGCAGCTTACTTTTAATCAGGTTTATATGTTCGCCGAACCAAGATTGATTAATCAATTACCGCGCAACATCGTTTGGTTTGATGATGAAAATTATCTTCAACAAAAAAGAGTTGATGGAAGTACGGCAATAGTAAAAGTAAACGCATTAACCGGCAAAGAAGAAGTGCTTATTAAGTATTCTGATTATGATGATGTTTTGCTTGAATACGAATTAACTTTAGATGATAACATTCTGAAGACAGATGATTATAAAGGATTCATCTTAAAGAAAGATAATGATTTTTATTTCTTCTCATTAATCACTAAACAACTGAAACGACTTACAACTGATAATCAGGAAAAAGCCAATCCAACATTATCTCCTGACGGGAAAAAATTAGCGTACACAAAAAACCGGGATCTTTACTATGTTGACATTGAAAGTGGAAAAGAAACACGACTTACATTTGATGCATCTGAAACAGTTTATAATGGTTGGGCTTCGTGGGTATATTATGAAGAAATACTTGGCCGCTCATCAAACTATCGTGCTTTCTGGTGGTCACCAAACAGTGAAATGATTGCTTTCTTAAGAACAGACGATTCACCTGTTCCAAAGTTTCCATTGTTCAAAGCTGATGGAGTTCACGGCGAACTTGAGTGGGAACACTATCCTAAATCGGGGGATCCAAATCCGGATGTGAAAATGGGAATCGCACATCTTTCAGATAATAATATTGTTTGGGTTGAAGAAGATGAAACTGCAGATCAATATACTGCATGGCCTTTCTGGACACCGGACAGCAAAGAACTTTTCTATCAGGTTTTGAATCGCGGACAAGATCATCTTCAGATTCTTGCTGCAAATCCCACAACTGGAAAAAACAGATTAGTTCATGAAGAAAAACAGCCAAGCTTTGTTGAATTCTTTGAAGACATTTACATTTTTAATGATGGCAGTGGATTTATACTTCGCTCCGATAAAGATGGATACAGACATCTTTATTATTACGATATGAAAGGAAATCTGAAATCGCAGATTACGAAGGGCGATTGGACCGTTACAGAAATAAATCTTGTTGATGAAAAAAATAAAAAAGTTTATTTCGAAGGAAATAAAGACAATTCGCTCGACAATCATCTTTTTGTTGTAGACCTTGAAGGAAAAGGATTAACTAAGCTGACAAAAACCTCAGGCACACACGATGCAAAGCTTTCAAAAAATGGCTCTTACTTTATTGATACTTATAGTTCGTTAAATGATCCGGGCAGAATAGAATTATTTAATTCGAAAGGTGAATCAATAAGGGTTCTTGGCGAAAGAAAAAATTCTATTATGGATGAATATCAGTTGGGGAAAGCAGAGTTGTTCAAGATTAAAACTTCTGATGGTGTTGAACTTCCTGCGATGTGGGTACTTCCGCCTGATTTTGATCCGATGAAAAAATATCCTGTTTTGTTTTCTGTTTACGGTGGACCCGGAGTTAAAGATGTGAAGAATGCATTCTCATCTTTTCTTGACAGATTTTTTATTTCGCAAAATGGAATTATCTATTTCGTTGTTGATCATCGTGGAAGTGAACACTTTGGTAAGAAAGGTTTATCAATGATGCACCGCAATTTGGGTAAATGGGAAATGAATGATTATATCGAATCAGTTAAGTATCTGCGAACTCTTCCGTTTGTTGATTCAACAAAAATCGGAATTACCGGTGGAAGTTACGGCGGCTATGTTACCTGCATGGCATTAACTTATGGTGCAGATTACTTCACTCACGGTATTGCCGAATTCTCAGTTACCGACTGGCATTTATATGACAATGTTTACACTGAAAGATATATGGACAAACCAGAAGAAAATCCGGAAGGTTATAAATCCGGTTCTGCTTTAACTCACGCTGATAAGTATAAAGGGCATCTTTTAATTACACACGGAACGCTTGATGATAATGTTCATATGCAGAATACAATTCAGCTTGTTGATAAATTCACAACACTGAATAAAGATTTTGAGTTAATGCTATATCCGAATGAAAGACACGGAATCGGTTATCCAAAATGGGTTCACGCAAGAAGAGAATATGTTCAGTTCTGGTTTAAACATTTTCTCGGAAAAGATTTTATGATTGAATAA
- a CDS encoding B12-binding domain-containing radical SAM protein, translated as MNILLIYPETPLTFWSFKDALKFVSKKAAEPPLGLITVAAMLPTEWHKKIIDLNVQKLKDEDILWADYVFIGAMNVHLNSFREIVRRCNKLGIKVVAGGPLATTQYNYLLGVDHFVLNEAEITLPMFLEDLKYSVPKQVYRSDEFPDISSTPVPLFELLDMKKYASMSVQYSRGCPYDCEFCSITMLNGRKPRTKSSEQFIRELNRLCELGYKGAISVVDDNFIGNKRKLKDEFLPVLIKWSKGHNYIFNFITEVSINLADDDELMSMMIEAGFNSVFVGIETPNSESLAECGKAQNLRRNLVDSVKKLQRAGFIVSGGFIVGFDNDTEKVFDEQIKFIQRSGITNAMVGLLNAPTGTKLYKRMKAEGRLIEMFSGNNMDASINFIPKMNYKTLIRGYSHLLHTIYSQQEYFNRVNEFLREYIAPGWQTSKISIREIKAFLRLIWLLGIVEKGKKYFWKLLFLTVFKYPKKFTTAMTLAVYGYHFRRVIRTV; from the coding sequence ATGAATATCCTTTTGATCTATCCCGAAACACCATTAACGTTCTGGAGTTTTAAAGACGCTTTAAAATTCGTTTCAAAAAAAGCCGCCGAACCACCACTTGGACTAATAACGGTAGCTGCTATGCTTCCGACCGAATGGCATAAAAAAATAATTGATCTGAATGTACAGAAGCTAAAGGATGAAGATATTCTGTGGGCTGATTATGTTTTTATCGGTGCAATGAATGTTCATCTGAATTCTTTCAGGGAAATTGTAAGGCGATGCAATAAATTAGGAATCAAAGTGGTCGCTGGAGGTCCACTTGCGACTACTCAATATAATTACTTACTCGGAGTTGATCACTTTGTTCTTAATGAAGCTGAAATCACTTTACCTATGTTTCTGGAAGATTTGAAGTACAGTGTTCCCAAACAAGTTTATCGCTCAGATGAATTCCCTGATATAAGTTCAACTCCAGTTCCATTATTCGAATTGCTTGATATGAAAAAGTATGCATCAATGAGCGTGCAATATTCACGCGGCTGTCCTTACGATTGTGAATTTTGCAGCATTACTATGCTCAATGGGAGAAAGCCACGAACAAAGTCTTCTGAACAATTTATAAGAGAATTAAATCGTTTGTGTGAACTTGGATATAAAGGTGCTATTTCAGTTGTTGATGATAATTTTATTGGTAATAAACGAAAACTTAAAGATGAATTTCTTCCCGTTCTGATTAAATGGTCAAAAGGACACAACTATATTTTCAATTTTATCACAGAAGTATCTATTAATCTCGCTGATGATGACGAGCTGATGAGTATGATGATTGAAGCCGGTTTTAATAGCGTATTTGTCGGCATTGAAACTCCGAATAGTGAAAGTCTTGCTGAATGTGGAAAGGCACAAAACCTCAGGCGCAATCTTGTTGACTCAGTTAAGAAATTACAACGCGCAGGCTTTATCGTTTCAGGAGGATTTATAGTTGGTTTTGACAACGACACAGAAAAAGTTTTTGATGAACAAATTAAATTCATTCAACGGAGTGGAATTACAAATGCAATGGTCGGTTTGCTAAACGCACCAACTGGAACAAAGCTTTATAAAAGAATGAAAGCCGAAGGAAGATTGATTGAAATGTTTTCAGGAAACAATATGGATGCTTCAATTAATTTCATTCCGAAGATGAATTATAAAACTCTTATCCGTGGTTATAGTCATCTGCTTCATACTATTTATTCTCAACAGGAATATTTCAACCGGGTTAATGAATTTCTTAGAGAATACATAGCACCGGGATGGCAGACAAGTAAAATTTCAATTCGCGAAATAAAAGCATTCCTCAGATTGATTTGGCTGCTTGGAATTGTGGAGAAGGGTAAAAAGTATTTCTGGAAGCTGTTGTTTCTTACTGTGTTCAAATATCCTAAAAAATTTACAACCGCAATGACACTTGCTGTTTATGGTTATCATTTCAGAAGAGTTATCAGAACCGTATAA
- a CDS encoding polysaccharide deacetylase family protein — translation MKRLLILVFFVIAINLSIAQNTDEEKTLLIRCDDIGMSHSVNLAAKELIDAGLKFSASVMVPCAWFDEAVSILKEADNVSIGIHLTLNSEWKNYRWGPVAGASKVSSLVDSLGYFFPSRAKFFANNPSPDEVEIELRAQIEKAIKAGLNISYLDYHMGTAVDKPELRKIVEKLAREFNLGISRYFGEIDVNSMYSVPLESKYNHLVSVLDSLETGTTNLLVCHVGKDNDELSALIDLNEFGLKEMSKHREAELNALLKAILSNDFTKRKINLISYSEIIKLKGLDKMKSPIETGY, via the coding sequence ATGAAAAGATTACTGATTTTAGTTTTCTTTGTTATTGCAATCAATTTATCAATTGCTCAGAATACTGATGAAGAAAAAACTCTTCTTATCAGATGTGATGATATTGGAATGTCGCATTCAGTAAACTTAGCTGCAAAAGAGCTGATTGATGCTGGTCTAAAATTTTCTGCGTCCGTTATGGTTCCTTGTGCATGGTTTGATGAAGCAGTTTCAATACTGAAAGAAGCTGATAATGTAAGCATTGGTATTCATCTCACATTAAACTCAGAATGGAAAAATTATCGTTGGGGTCCTGTTGCTGGAGCATCAAAAGTTTCTTCATTGGTTGATTCGCTTGGATATTTCTTCCCTTCACGGGCAAAATTTTTTGCAAATAATCCTTCACCTGATGAAGTTGAAATTGAACTTCGGGCACAAATTGAAAAAGCGATTAAAGCAGGACTAAATATTTCTTATCTCGATTATCATATGGGAACGGCAGTTGATAAACCCGAGTTGAGAAAAATAGTTGAGAAACTTGCCCGCGAATTTAATCTGGGAATTTCAAGATACTTTGGTGAAATTGATGTAAATAGTATGTATAGTGTTCCCTTAGAATCAAAATATAATCATCTCGTTTCTGTTCTGGATAGTCTCGAAACCGGAACAACAAACCTTCTTGTGTGTCATGTCGGAAAGGATAATGACGAACTATCCGCGCTGATAGATTTGAATGAGTTTGGTCTTAAAGAAATGAGCAAACACAGAGAAGCGGAGCTGAATGCATTATTGAAAGCGATATTGAGCAATGATTTTACAAAAAGAAAAATAAATCTTATCAGTTATTCTGAGATTATTAAATTGAAGGGTCTTGATAAAATGAAATCACCAATAGAAACAGGTTATTGA